TGCATCTTCCCAAGATGCTTCCGAACTTGGCGCTGACACAACTGACGAATTTATTGAGGAGTATGttacaaaaaagtaataaatattttctctttccCTAATATGCTTTTGTATCTTTTACAGAGCGGAACCTGAAGCCGAAACAGCGTTTCAATTTGTTCAAGCGGAATCTGCGCCAGGCGACCAATATACAgaagaaaccgttttgaaacaGGAAATTACATCTGCTGATGGTCAAACTGATCCCCTACCAGCGAATGCAGCATTAAAACAAGAGAAATTACGTGGAAGCCCGAAAAAGGCCGGTGTTAAAAAGGAACGAATGAAACTGCTCATGCAAATACAAAAAGATAAGAACGATCTCATGGATTCATTTCGAGAACTTATGGGAGCACCGGGAcaacaatctccgaaaaaagaaaaaaatcacgttgatttattttttgaaagcgtTAGTTCCAGTGTTAAAGCGTTATCTCCGAAACTGATAGCCGAAACTAAAATGCGTGTATCACAATTGATCTGTGAGTTGGAATTACGTGCACTCACCGAAAATGAGGCCAATACCTCTGCAATTGGTGGAGCGACtgctactgctgttgttgtgtcaTCCGATCCGGGAGCCGTCGCTAATGCATACGTTATAAATCAACCAGTAACGACAATGGTACATGGAACTACAGCACATCATACGACGGAGAATAGTGGGCATCATTACGAAGCTCTAAGTTGAAAATAATAGATGCctaagaaatattttactttttgtttataTGCGTAGgttactaaaaaacaaaaacagcctATATATttctctattaagttgtgaGTAGGATTTAGTGAAAAATACTTCGCTCATATAACTTTACGAAAAATGCGTAacgcaaaatatattattttcaaaaactaattgAATATGCGTATAATaaaactgtacatacatacacatgttgaACTTTCTCATTTTCtgcatgaaaaaaaaattttaaaagctccATTCATAACAAGTCAAACTACATGATAAAGAAATTGTATATCTCTACACTAAATGAAAAGAAccaagttaataaaaaaaaaccaagttTTAGTGCAatcttttattcaaataaacatGTCTTTTAAGTAATCGGTAACCGCACAGTATTTCTTCACATCAGTATATACAATGTAGGGAACCAACACGGCAAgattaacaaattttcaatttaagtacatacatacataataatattattttctaataaataaaatcaaaaatattttaatattgttttaaaaatgctGTTACATATACTTATGCACAGTAATGTAaacagataaataaaaaaactcataaAAGCTCAGTAAGCAAGCTTGACATTTGCTTCTAATTGAAAATAACAAAGCTTAAGAGTTGCAGTATCGGAATGGCAGTCATGAATATTGTAACGGTTCGAATGTtggcatttaaataaattttaacaagtAATTTATACATTAGTTTAATAGTATGATTGTGtgtcgaaaaattataaaataattaaaatatatgtgtcACAATGATAAATTATTAAGAGGATCGCTATGTCTCAATTCTTGCATGATATAGTATGTTGTGCCGAAGTTTTACATTAatgcaaatattcaaatattgtaattataagtgataatacaatttttttaacgttaacatattttcaagacttcagagtgaaaatcgatttttcaaatTGCCTCCAACAGAAGCTCAATTCACAAcgaataaaatatgaaaatgccaACACTTGACACTTTACCAGTTTAACAGTGATAAGGAATAGCGAAATTCATacatattacaaatatacatacatacagacataaatAGGAAATTATAACACAGCATTTCCTACAAACATTGACTCTTGTGTTTATATCTGCAGTGCGCAAGCGTGCTCCCATCCCCATAGTTAACAATAGCATCAATGGCAATTGTACATAGTACATTTGTAGTAGGTGTGGTGGATTAAatggttaaaataaaatagcgaCGATGTCAGTGTCTTTTGAAGTTTGGCCTCGTGTAGACAAGCCTAAGCGGATCCGTCATCCTTTTCAAAACGGATTGAGAGTGGCGAGTTTTGTACAAACATAAAACGGTTCTTGTGCATAAATAACCCTACACTCatgtgtacacacatacatacatacactaggATGTAGTTATTGAATTTTCTTCATACAAAATGGGCCTTTTGCATTCagacattaaatgaaaatacaagtagattttgtatgcattttaaATGCATAAAAACTTAAAgtgaaaacacaacaacaactactggAAAGCGCAAATTCCATAAAAATTAGGTAAGTTTGATTTAGTTATATGAAAAGTGTCCTTTAAAGTGTTTGCTTGTGTGTATGCCTATGCATTAATGCATTCCTATGCATGTATTAGGAAACTTTTTGTAACATGcttatatactgtatatataatacacataatgtgtatgtacatacgtacataagtGGTTAGTAATAGAAAAAGTGTTTGAATCATTTTAACACCTTTAGATATTGTCGACTCGACCACTGTGTTACACCTTCCCATGTACTAAAATTATACAATGAACTAAGCCCTTAGTAAATACGAGCaggaaattatataaatacgagctacatacatgtatgcatagCTTTGTACGTTCAATGTCAATTTCGTGTTTGTTAAACTTACCgtcaatttgtaaaaaatacatttgttcatactaattatataatattattgctCTTTTTGCATAACTTTAGatataacctaaaaaaattgtttacaaaatattgttttaaaattatgtaaatgtgttatttgtatatgcaagtacAAGCAAATTCCAAACTTCCTAATTTCTGACTtaatacataatatttaaatagaGACGTGtacacttatatttatataagcatacTTTCCGACCCTTTTAAATTGGACTTCGCGCCACCAGCACCATCGTtggctaataaaaattttgttacttaattagcataaatttggCATATTAGagaaaaataacttttgttcgaaagcTTGACGTCACCAAATATATGTGTTAGGAAAAACGttatttacttaataaaaattattataaaaaagtaaaaaaatttattgtggaGTACCAAGTACTAAAAGCTAGTTCAtaacaatttttcattgttttagtATGCTGAActtataagtaaaaaataaacataatatttgagttccatttaatttaattgtttaattaaataagataaattattaaaaaaaaaactcaagaaGTTTGTCTTAAGAGCTGggttgcaaaaaattaattaataaataagtaattaacattcgaattaattttttttattttgttatcacgaaaatcttatttaaagataatttctaaatttctaaTCCCATAAaccgaagtaaaaaattaaaaataaatgaatttttaatactaaacagcgaattgaaaaaataatggtaGTCCCAAAAATCGGACTAAAAACTAAAAccgacatttttaattttaaataccggagtggaaaataaaacaaatattaatcccAAGTACTTCATGTTCCACCATTTTGGCTATCTTTTGAAAAAGAATGCTTtctattaataaaatttcaactaaCTCCAcattatttactaatttatattCAATAGCTTTTAATTATAGTGTTTCAgccagaaatatgtaaatatttcttttctcaACTGTTAGTCCAAGatgcttaaaattaaattaaaaaataaagttttcaaatttcgatttttgttaaaaaaaactaaagttttgagtttaaaaaaagttctcaaatttaatttttttccttaaaaaaattctgattttaaactaaaatatgaaaatttagtttttgaattaaGAAGCATTCAATGCAGTGCAaatctattatattttataaaactatttattatataatatattaatacgaataattaattacaaaataatcCTACATTGctcatgaaattattatttgtttttgcagttTTGAACTCATTTTCCGTTGACCCTAATGAAAGTGGATTTAGTTCGTCTCGAGCTTAAGGCATAATCCTATTTCAATAGATTTGGCAGGATGCATCTGCACTTCGAACCGAGTGTGAATACAAAATGTGATTGCACCATACTGTCGCTCTCATGGATGGGTAAAGTTCCTGATGATATTCCAGAGGTAAGCTCTACTGTACAGAATTACAAGTATATGCACCATTTCTGAATTCCTAATTGGAAACAGGTCAAATGTCTCGCTGAATTAATATACGAGGACCATATTAGTTGTTTCgctaaattttaaagaaatagtcCAAAAAAGTTTAGGTTCGGGTGAAGCCGAACATAAAATGCTCTCAAGACTGAAAACATTTTAAGAGTGTGTTATATATTTGTGATGTTGCAACTTTTAACCGTTATTTTCACGTGCTTAGTATTCTAAAAAAGCAATTTGGTTAAAATTGCTCAAATAGTTAATTAGGTGTATTTATTAATCCAATAAAGGGCGCACACGACACTTTTTTGTAACCGTTTAAACCACAATCGAAATGTTGGAAGAAGAAAGATTATGGATATAGCGCCGTCCTGAACCAGCCAAACATTAGTAAATTAAACTATAGTATATTCTTTCCGGGTTAGATTTCAATAGCCTCTTCCGGTTGAGGATAATCTCTAGACGTAAATGGAGATGAGGTTTAGTAGGAGAGGATGATGCACTATCAATACCGTCCAAAGTGCACTGCGGAGTAGGGGCGGGTGTATACTCCGATGATCGCGAAATCTCCCTCTCTATCCGACTACCAAACTCATCTTGCAAGCGGAAGTACTAGGAATAGAGAGGGCCAGTGGTGCTCTTTGAATAACTACGGGAGGATACATAAAGCAACCATACACACGGTTATTCAGGGAGTACTGCTAAACTTGTCGACGCTACTTATTAATGCCAGCGTAACATTTTCAGAGAGGCCTTAAGCTTATTGGCAAGTCAACTCCATATGTTCCTATTACGGGCTCCCGGCCAGAGGAACATATTCCGTAACGAAAAACAGACGAGTTGACCAAACTAGCAGCTTCTTTAGATGAATCCGATGTCCGCTGGGAATGATCAAAACAGAACTTTATACTCACTTTTAAGATATAGTTCAGTGCAGATGGAAATCAATAACCAACTGTAAGATAACGAAACAGATATGGTCCAAATATGATATGACTAGAATCAAGGACTTATTACATAGATCAAGAGATAGTATTTTCAGATTTACAGCTACTATAACGGGGCAACACGCGCTAAAAATGGATCtgctctttaaaaatttttgtcgcAGCTGCAAACTGGAAGGGAATAAAGAAAcagttttccactttctctgtgaataaCCAGCTCTAACACAACCCAGACACAGAATACTTAGCACCAAACTTTGAAGGGCTATCCACAAAAAGCATAGCGGACATACCATATCTAGTTTCATTGAGAACTCCAA
The sequence above is drawn from the Bactrocera tryoni isolate S06 chromosome 1, CSIRO_BtryS06_freeze2, whole genome shotgun sequence genome and encodes:
- the LOC120766927 gene encoding protein suppressor of variegation 3-7-like, with the translated sequence MSFTDDSSDLDWKESKMKTSKSIKQEHQSKPKYAQKFCQKWLNIFNPWLTRCEDDPNKPFCRACQCRLDCNRCHLQRHERTTKHIRNLEILVSKGEGAARQNLSIRQERSKYYQQRKKFNSSLASSQDASELGADTTDEFIEEAEPEAETAFQFVQAESAPGDQYTEETVLKQEITSADGQTDPLPANAALKQEKLRGSPKKAGVKKERMKLLMQIQKDKNDLMDSFRELMGAPGQQSPKKEKNHVDLFFESVSSSVKALSPKLIAETKMRVSQLICELELRALTENEANTSAIGGATATAVVVSSDPGAVANAYVINQPVTTMVHGTTAHHTTENSGHHYEALS